Within the Deltaproteobacteria bacterium RBG_16_64_85 genome, the region GTCGCCGGCGTGTACGGCATCGCCGCCATGTTCATCCTCCTGTTCGTTCTGCGGATCCCCGCCGCCTTCACCATGGCCCTCGTGGGATTCGTCGGGATCGCCCTCGTGACCTCCGTCGACGCGGCCTTCTCGATGGTAGGCACCGAAATGTGGAACATCTTCTCCAACTACGGACTGACCGTGATCCCGCTGTTCATCCTCGTCGGGGAGATCGTCCATTACGCCGGCTACAACTTCAGCCTCTACGACGCTACCTACAAGTGGTTCGGGCACTATCGCGGTGGACTCGCGATGACGACGATCCTGGCGTCCGCGGCCTTCTCGGCCATTTCCGGCTCCAACACGGCCACGGCGGCCACGATGAGCGCCGTCGCCATTCCCGCCATGAAGGAATACAAGTACCACCCTTTGCTTTCCGCCGGCTCCGTCGCGGCGGGCGCGACGCTCGGCGTCCTCATCCCCCCCTCCATCGTGCTCGTCGTCTACGGCCTGTACACCGGCCAGTCGATCGGCAAGCTTTTCTTCGGCAATATCATCCCCAGCGCCATCCTGACCGCCGCCATCCTGGCGACGGTGGTATGGATTTGCCGCATGCACCCCGACTGGGGGGCAAAAGGCCCGAGGTTCGGCTGGAAGGAAAGGTTTCGTTCGCTCCCGGAGGCGATCGACATCCTCGCGCTGTTCGGGATCATCATGTACGCCCTGTTCACGGGGGTCGTGACCGCCACGGAAGCCGCCGCCGTCAGCTGCTTCCTGGGCTTCGTCCTCTGCCTCGCGCGCCGCAAGCTGACCTGGAAGAAGTTCATCGACTCCATGACGGATACCCTGCGCATCTCCTGCATGGTCTTCATGATCGTGGCGGGGGCGGTGATCTTCGCCCGGTTCCTGACGCTCACCCGCCTCCCCTTCGAGACCGCCGAATGGATCCAGACGCTCGCGCTGCCCAAGTGGATGGTGCTGTGGGTGATCCTGTTCTGCTACATCGTCGGCGGCTGCGTCATGGACGCCCTCGCGTTCCTGCTCGTCTCGCTGCCGATCTTCTACCCCCTCGTCGTCCAGCTGGGATATGACCCGATCTGGTTCGGCCAGGTCATCACGATCGTCACGACGATGGGCTCCATCATGCCGCCCATCGGCATCTGCTGCTACGTCGTCTCCGGCATGTCGGGCATCCCCCTGGCGACCGTCTTCCGGGGAAGCTTCTACTACATGCCGTCGTACATCGTCTCCATCCTCATCCTCATGATCTCGCCGTACTGGACCGTGCTGGTCCTGTCCGACCTGGTGAAGTAGCGGCGCGGGGCTTCCCTTGGACAAGCGAATCCTCATGCTCGGAAACGAGGCGATGGCGCACGGCCTGCTGGAAAACGGGTGCAGGGTCGCGGCCTCCTACCCGGGGACGCCCGCGTCGGAGATCCTCTCCGCCCTGGCGAGGCTCCGGACGGAACACGGGATTGCGATGCACGCGGAGTGGGCGGTCAACGAGAAGGTCGCCTTCGAAATCGCCTACACCGGGAGCATGACGGGGTTGCGCACGGCGGTCAGCATGAAGCAGGTGGGCCTGAACGTCGCATCCGACCCCTTGATGAGCGCGGCCTACACGGGGGTCAAGGGGGGGTTTCTCATCATCAGCGCGGACGACCCGGGGCCCTACTCCTCGCAGACCGAGCAGGACAGCCGGCTGCTGGCCATGATGGCCAAGGTCCCCGTCCTCGACCCTTCCACGCCCGCGCACGCGCGGGAGTTGATCGCGGCGGGGTACGAGATCTCCGAGATCTTCGAGATCCCCGTGATGCTGCGCCCCACAACGAGGGTCTGCCACGCCTGCCAGGACGTCTCCCCCCGGGAGATCCCCCCGTTTCTCCGGGAGGCCGACTTCCGGAAATCCCCCACCCGCTGGGCCGCCACTCCCGCGTTCCGCTACGAGCTGCACCGGAGGCTCAACGTAAAGCTCGCCGCCATCGCCGGCTGGCCGCGGACCGCGCCGTTCCGTGCGAACCCGGACGCCGCCGGCCCGAGGGCGGTAGTGGCTTCCGGCGTCGCGGCGGCCCACGCCCGGGAGATCCTCTCGGAGTCCGGCCTGTGGGACCGCATCCCCCTTTACCATGTCGTGCAGCCCTACCCGCTGCATTCGGATTTCGTCTTCCACCTCCTGAACGCCTACGAGGAGGTCCTCGTACTCGAGGAGACGACCGGCGTCATCGAGATGCAGCTCCTCGACCGCCGCCGAGTGCGGGGGAAGCTCTCCGGCGCGGTCCCGGAGGCGGGAGAGCTTCTGCCCGAGATCGTGGAGGGAGTCCTCGCGAAGTTCGCCGGGATCGACGGGGAGACCTCGGACGCGCAAGTCCCGGAGCGCGGAGGGCGGCGCCCGACCCTTTGCGCCGGCTGTTCCCACCGGTCGAGCTTCTACGCCATCAAGAAGGCGGCCCCGGAAGGGATCTACCCGAGCGACATCGGATGCTACACGCTGGGACTGAATCTCGGAGGAGTCGACACGGTTCTGTGCATGGGGGCCGCGGTGAGCCAGGCCGCGGGTTTTTACCAGGCCTACCGGCTCGCCGGGAAGTCGGTCGACATCGTGGCCACCATCGGGGACTCCACTTTCTACCACGCGGGCATCCCGCCGCTCATCGACGCCGTGGTCCAGGGGGCACGCTTCGTCCTCGTGATCCTGGACAACTCCACGACGGCGATGACCGGGTTCCAGCCCACGCCGGCGACGGGGAAGGGAGCGGCGGGCGAGCCGACGGGCGCCGTGGACATGGAGGCGCTCGTCCGCGCCTGCGGCGTCGGGTTCTGCAAGGTGGGGGTTCCAAGCCGCCTTCCGGAATTCATCGGCCTCCTCAAGGAGGCCATCGCGTACAGCCACGAAAAGGGGCCCGCGGTGGTCATCGCGCGGGAGCCCTGCGTCATGGACCGGAGCCGGGCGGACCGCCTTCCGCGCCCCGGGAAGGTAACCATCACCGACGACTGCGACGGCTGCCGGTATTGCACGACCCAGTTCGAATGCCCGGCGCTTCTCTACGACGAGGAGGGAGAGCGCGTCTCCATCGACGGCATCCTGTGCACCGGGTGCGGCGTCTGCCTCCACGTCTGCCCCCTCGACGCCATCCGGAAGGCGCCGCCGGAAGGAACGTCCCCGTGAACGGGGAGGGATCCTTTGCTTCGCGCGGACGCCAGCAGATCGTCGTCAGCGGGTTGGGCGGGCAG harbors:
- a CDS encoding C4-dicarboxylate ABC transporter permease, which codes for MSGPVAGVYGIAAMFILLFVLRIPAAFTMALVGFVGIALVTSVDAAFSMVGTEMWNIFSNYGLTVIPLFILVGEIVHYAGYNFSLYDATYKWFGHYRGGLAMTTILASAAFSAISGSNTATAATMSAVAIPAMKEYKYHPLLSAGSVAAGATLGVLIPPSIVLVVYGLYTGQSIGKLFFGNIIPSAILTAAILATVVWICRMHPDWGAKGPRFGWKERFRSLPEAIDILALFGIIMYALFTGVVTATEAAAVSCFLGFVLCLARRKLTWKKFIDSMTDTLRISCMVFMIVAGAVIFARFLTLTRLPFETAEWIQTLALPKWMVLWVILFCYIVGGCVMDALAFLLVSLPIFYPLVVQLGYDPIWFGQVITIVTTMGSIMPPIGICCYVVSGMSGIPLATVFRGSFYYMPSYIVSILILMISPYWTVLVLSDLVK
- a CDS encoding indolepyruvate oxidoreductase — protein: MDKRILMLGNEAMAHGLLENGCRVAASYPGTPASEILSALARLRTEHGIAMHAEWAVNEKVAFEIAYTGSMTGLRTAVSMKQVGLNVASDPLMSAAYTGVKGGFLIISADDPGPYSSQTEQDSRLLAMMAKVPVLDPSTPAHARELIAAGYEISEIFEIPVMLRPTTRVCHACQDVSPREIPPFLREADFRKSPTRWAATPAFRYELHRRLNVKLAAIAGWPRTAPFRANPDAAGPRAVVASGVAAAHAREILSESGLWDRIPLYHVVQPYPLHSDFVFHLLNAYEEVLVLEETTGVIEMQLLDRRRVRGKLSGAVPEAGELLPEIVEGVLAKFAGIDGETSDAQVPERGGRRPTLCAGCSHRSSFYAIKKAAPEGIYPSDIGCYTLGLNLGGVDTVLCMGAAVSQAAGFYQAYRLAGKSVDIVATIGDSTFYHAGIPPLIDAVVQGARFVLVILDNSTTAMTGFQPTPATGKGAAGEPTGAVDMEALVRACGVGFCKVGVPSRLPEFIGLLKEAIAYSHEKGPAVVIAREPCVMDRSRADRLPRPGKVTITDDCDGCRYCTTQFECPALLYDEEGERVSIDGILCTGCGVCLHVCPLDAIRKAPPEGTSP